The sequence GGACGACGATCGGAAATTCGGGCGGAAGCGAGGCCGATTCGACGAACTCGTACAGCGCCGTCTCGATCGTTTCGTACTTCGAGAGCGATCGGTCGTCCGTCACCGCCAGCCGCTCGTGGGCTTCGATCGACGGATGGGTCGCGATCGCTCCCGAAACCTCCCGCGGGTTCTCGGCAACCACTTCGCCCAGTTCCACTGCCCTGTCGCCGGTTCGGACTCCCGACAGGAGACGGAAGGTGACGCTCGGGAACGAGCGAGAGACCTCCGCGACCCACGCGTCCTCGGGGAGACGTATCCGCAGCGACGCCGTGATCATCCCGTTGTGGGATAGTACGTCTCGGAGCGCCCAACAGTTTGGGGGTAGGTATCACCTAACTTACGACGAAACGACCGGGTCGCCAAGTCGGATCCCCATCGGTGCCGGCCCGGGCGTCTCGAGCCCGCGAGCGTAGCCCAGATAGAGGGCGCTATTGACGATCCCGATGTGGCTGAACGCCTGCGGGTAGTTCCCGAGATGCGCACCGGTCTCAGGGTCGATCTCCTCCGCGACGAGTCCGAGCGGGTTCAGATACGAACGCAGCGTCTCGAATCGAGACTGCGCTTCCTCCACGCGCCCGGAGAGCGCGAGCGCGTCGATCAGCCAGCACGAACAGAGGACGAACGCCCCCTCGTCTCCCGGGAGACCGTCGTCGCCGTCGTATCGCCGGACGAACGCGTCGTCCTCGACTAGCGTCGTCTCGATCGCGTCGATCGTCCCTCGAATGCGGTCGTCGCCGAAGGGCAGAAAGCCGACGACCGGGAGCAATAGGCCGGTTGCGTCGAGCGCGTCCGATCCGTAGGACTGGACGAATGCGCCGGTCTCGTCGTCGTAGCCGTTCTCGAGGACGTCGCCTCGGATCGTCTCCCGAGCGTCCCGCCACTCCTCGAGCGGCGCGTCGTGGCCCCCGTCGATCGCGATCGAGAGCCCCCGGTCGAGAGCGCTCCAGCACATCGCCTTCGAGAAGACGAAGTGATCGTCTCCGCCGCGGACCTCCCAGATACCTGCGTCGGGCTCAGTCCAGATCTCGCGGACGTACTCGACGATATCGTGGATTCGCACCCACTCGTCGGCGTCCAGTTCGCGTCCGTACTGGCGCATCTCGTCGACGGCGAGCAGGAGTTCCCCGTAGGTGTCGTGTTGGCGCTGCTCGGCGGCCCCGTTGCCGATTCGCACGGGACGGGACCCGCGATAGCCCTCGAAGTGATCCAGTTCCCGCTCCTCGAGGGTCGATTCGCCGTGGAGGCCGTACAGCGGCTGGATCGCCGCCGGATCGTCGGTCTGGCAGAGGTCCATGAACCAGTCGAAGTAGTCGACCGCCTCGTCGGCGGTACCGAGGTTCATCAGCGCCTGGACGGTAAACCCCGCGTCCCGGAGCCAGTTGAATCGGTAGTCCCAGTTGCGGACGCCGCCGATGTCTTCGGGCAACGAGGTGGTCGGGGCGGCGGCGATCCCGCCCGACTCGGCGTGGGTCAGGAGTTTGAGGACGAGTTCGGAGCGAACGACCGCGTCGTGCCACGGTCCCTCGAACGCGCAGTCGTCCTCGGGATCGCAGTCGTGAGCCCGGTCGGTCCAGAACTGGATCGTCTCGGCTAATGCGGCGTCCGGGTCCGTATCCGCGTCCTCGGCGCCCGTACACCGGAGCATGAACCACGCTTCGTCGGCCGCCTCGAGCGACGCCTCGCCGGTGATCCGACCGCGATCGTCGTCGATTTCGAGGTCGATCGGACTCTCGAGCAGCGTCCGTTCCTCGTCGCCCTCGGCGAGGACGCCGCCGTCGACCCGTTCGATCGATGTCTCCGCGCGGCCGTAATCGAACCGCGGCTCGAGTTCGATCTCGACCTCGACGTTCCCGTCTGCGCAGGCGAGTTTCCGGTAGAGAACCTTCTTCGGGTGGTCGGTCCGCCCGGCCGGCGGCAGGAAGTCCGTCACCGTCCCGTCGTCGGTCCGGAACGTCGTCTCGAGGACGTTCGTGTCGTCGACGTACCGCCGCTCAGTCTCGAAGGAGTCGGTCGGGGCGATCCGAAAGCGGCCCCCGCGCTCGGCGTCGAGGATCGCGGCAAGGATGCTCGGCGACTCGAGGTGGGGAAACGGGAACCAGTCGATCGAGCCGTCCGGCGCAACGAGCGCGCACGTCTCGAGGTTTCCGACGACACCGTAGGTCTCGATCGGCGGATAGGCGTCGGATTCAGTCACCGACATCACCTGCGGCTCGGACCGGACCGGGGAACGAAACGCGATCGAGCGGCGAGTCGATGCGCATGGCACACCGTTCGACGACGAACAGGAAAAAAGCGAACCGCGCAGGGACCGAGTCTCGAGCCGAACGCCGCTCTCGCGGTAGGCAGTGCGAGCCCGCTCTCGCTGTCTCGGACTACAACTCCGGCGGCTCGAACGTGTTCGGCGGACCGGTGGGCGCGAGGGTCTGTCCCGTCACGAACGAGGCGGCGTCGCTCGCGAGGAAGCGGACGAGGTCGGCGACCTCGTGGGGAGATCCGAACTCTCGAGCGACCGGCTCTCGGTCCGGAACCTCGTCGAGGCCGTACGCCTCGCGAACGGGCGGCGTCGCGATGAACCCGGGCTCGACCGCGTTCACGCGAACGTCATCCTCGGCCCACTCGGCGGCCAGCGTTCGGGTGAGTACGCTGACCCCCGCCTTCGCGGCGCTGTACGGACCCATTCCGGCGACGCCGTAGCGACCGGCCATACTGGACGTGTTGACGATCGCTCCGCCGTCGCTCCGGAGCGCGTCGGCGAACGCGCGGGTGACGTTGTACGTACCCGTGAGGTTCACCTCGACGACCCCCTCCCAGCCCTCGGGCTCTACCTCCTGCAGTGGTCCGCCGTCGCCGGCTCCGCCCGCGTTGTTGACGAGGAGGTCGACGGCGTCGAACTCCTCGAGCGTCGCCTCGGCGAGCGCCTCAACCGAGTCGCGATCGGTGACGTCGCACTCGACGGGATGGACCGACCCGGGGAGGTCCGCCCCGTTGAGTTCGTCCGCGACGGCCTCGACGTCGTCCCGCGTTCGCGAACAGATGACGACATCAGCGCCGTCCGCGACGAACGTCTCGGTGATCGCCCGGCCGATACCGCTCGAGGCGCCCGTCACAACGGCCGTCTCACCGGCGACGCTGGAGTGATCGCGAACGGACTCCGTCGTTCGAGGTTCGTCTGCTACTGGCATCGCGCACGCTATCGTTCCTTGGGGGAAAAGCCCCTACCGGCTGTGGGCGGATCGCACACAGTCGGTTTCGAGTGAGAGTGTAGCCGAGGTATCGATCAGCGATGGAGCCAGCCGCCCGGACCTACTGCGATCCTCGGTCGCCGATGATCGGTCCTCGCGACGGCTGAAAGCCTTTACTGCGGGGCCGGTGTATCGGCGTCAATGGTATCTTCCGACGTGGAACTCGCGGTGTACCGCTGTGAGTCCTGTGGCGACTATCAGCTGGGCAGCGCGGCGATGACGTGCTGTGACGAGTCGATGACGGAAGTCGACGACACCGTTCCGATCGAAACGCCGGACGAGAAGCGTCTCATGCGGACCGTCTTCGGGATCTCCGAGACCGAACTCGAGATCTGTCGGTGTCTGATGGCCGAACCGGAGATCACCGTCAACGAACTCGCATCGATGGTCGACCGGGATCGGAGCGTCGTCACCAGACACCTCACCGATCTGGTCGAGTTCGGCATCGTCGAGAAACAGTCGCGCGTCCTTTCCGACGGGGGACGCGTCAACGTCTACTCGCACCGGTCGGTCGACGCGGTCCGCCGACAGTTCAAGCTCGGCCTCTACACGTGGATGATCGAGGCCGTCGACGTGATCGACGATCTCAGCGAGGAGAAGGTCTCGCTGCTGGTACAGGGTGACGATCCAGAGACGGAGCGCAGTCAGATCATCGTCGATCGGGACGACACCGACGACTCCGAGAGAGATCAAGTATAACGACACGCTCACGGTGAGCGACAACGAGCCGACCTCCCTCGCGAAACGACACGGCCTCGACGAGACAGACGACCGTCTGGACACCGTTTCGGACCCGCCGTCGTCGCTGGCCGCTTCGCGGCCGGACAGGAGTAACGAACGCGTTAGACTACGGATTCCGATCAGCAACGAGAGAACCGCGTCCTGCCGGTTACAGTTCGACCGGCGACGCGGACTCGACGTCGAATCGAGTGACCTCCGGGTCGCCCGAAAGCAACTCCGGGAGCGCGTCTTCGAACGCCTCGAAGTGGTCGGTCTCCGCGTGCACACCGAAGGCGGCTTCGTTCTCGTATCGTTCGAAGAACCGGAACACGTTCGGATCCTCGGCGTCCGTCGCGACCCGATAGTCGACGACGCCGTCTTCCTCACGGGAGCTTTCGGCGAGGTCCTGTACGAGTTCGAGGGCTTCGTCGCGGTGGTCCGGATCGACTGGAAACGTCGCGTGAATGACGAGCATCGCACGGACTTCGACCGACGAACAAAAAAGTTCTATCCCGGGTGTGCGTCCGTCGTGCATCCCGTCGAACATCGAATGGCCGCCGACGGTTCTCGCATTCGTTACCGCTGTTCGTCGCCGAGCACCTTCGCGTCGTCTGACACCGGATCCCATGCCGTGTTAAACGGCGGCGCGTACGCAAGATCGTAGTTCTCCAGTTCGAAGACGGTAGCGCGCTCCGTGACCGCCGCCACGATCGCGTGACTGCGGTGGACCGTCCCTTCCCGTACTCGCTGACGAGACTCGTACCGAGGACGCGTCCCGAGTCCCGATTCGCGGTCAACGTGATCGTCACGGTTCCCCCGGTCGAGGTAGTAGCCCGCGCGACTTCATGCCGACCGTCTCGCTGACCGGATCGAAGCCGGACGACCCGACGTTGGATTCGCGTTCGTGCAGCTGATCCTCGCGACTGTGCAGGCGTCGTGCACACCCTCTCAACCGTTTTAGAGGGGACCGAACTAGCATCGATCGCACCGGTAGCTCCGGTGTGCGACCGTCGCGGTCGCGGGGATGGAAACCCGGCTCGCCGGGTTGCAACGGCGAACTGCAGTGGTGCCCCGCGGTCATTGAGGCACGGGCCGCGGGGACCGCCCGCCGTCCGGTCGTCGATCGGCCATCCGTACCGGACAGCGACCCACCAGATCTATCGGTTCGAAAACGAGCACTGTCGAGATTCTCGCTGACCGCCGCAATCGGTCCGACACCGATCCGCCGCTTAGAGGTCGATCCCGCCATTGACGTCGATAACTTCGCCGGTGACGTATCCCGACTGCTCGCTCGCGAGATACCGGACGAGCCCGGCAATTTCCTCGACGGTCGCGAACCGCTCGAGCGGGATGTCCTCGCGCAAGTCGTCCCGAACGGTCTCGGGGATGGACTCGATCATCTCTGTCCGCGTGAAACCGGGCGCGATGCAGTTGGCCGTCGTCCCCGTTCCGGCCAACTCGAGCGCGAGCGACCTGGTAAAGCCGAAGAGGCCGCTCTTGGCCGCGGCGTAGTTCGCCTGACCGACGTTCCCCTGCTTGCCGATCACGCTCGAGACGCTGATGATCCGGCCGTTCGGAGCGGCCTCGAGGTCGTCGTAGAACGCCTTCGTGCAGTTGAACGCGCCGTTGAGCGAGACGTCGACGACGCGGTGCCAGTCCTCGGCGGTCATGTTCGCGAACGTGCGGTCGGCCGTGATGCCCGCATTGTTGACGAGGACGTCGATCGGGCCGAACGCGTCGGCGACCGCGTCGTGCATCGTGTCGACCGCACTGCGGTCGGTGACGTCGGCCTGTACCGGATGGGCCGTGCCGTCGGTATCGGCCTCGGTGATCGCGTCGGCGACCGCGTGGGCGTCGGCCTCCGAGGAGCGGTAGTTGACGATCACGGTCGCGCCGTACCGCCCGAGTTCTCGAGCGATGCCGCGTCCGATCCCGCGCGAGCCGCCGGTCACCAGACACGTTCGCCCCGCGAGCGGCTGGCGGGACGGACGCTCCAACTCGGCCGGCCGGTCGGCCGTCTCCACGCTCATTGGCGACCCTCCAGCGGTGTCGGCCCCTCGCGTTGGTGCGTCCCCGGGCGAACGTCGTTTCCGTTCGCTTCGACGGTCGCGAGCAGGTCGTTGACGGTGTACGTCCGCGACCGCTCCGCCGACGGCCGTTCCGTATAGGGGACGACGCCTCGAATCGACGCTGCGTCCGCGTCGACGGCGTCTGCGATCGTCGCGTCCTCTTCGACCTCGGAGATCGCCAGCGCGACGACCGGAACCCGAACTCGCTCGCGCGGTTCGTCGGAGTCGGTGTCGAACGGCGACGGCGGAACCGCCTGTCGGCGAAACGCCGGCTCGAGCGAGTGGCCCTTCCGGGCGGCCCAGCGTTCGAACTCGGCGACGAGTTCGTCGCGGCTCGACCCGTTTTCACCGGTCGATCCGGCGGTCGAGCGGTACTCGGGCGGCCAGTGGGTCACACGGTAGTCATCGATCACGTCGCGTTCGTCGAGGTCTCGGAGCCGCTCGACGACGTCGTCGATGGTCGCCGTGATGGCCGGCGGAACGCTCCCTCGGACGTAACAGTCGACCCGGAGACTCGCGGCCGAATCGATATTGAGGACCGGCGCGAATGGCGATTCGATCTCACCGGCAGGCATAACCGACCTCCGTGGACCGAACGCGGCCCTCCTCGACGAGCGATCGCAGAATCGGCAGAAGTGTCAATTTCGATAGTCCCAGCAGCTGCTGGAGTTCGGACACCGTCGCCTCTTCGAGTACCAGCACGGAGAGATACACGAGCTTCGTCCGCGGCGCGTCGAATTCGTCCGGTACTGTCGGCTGGTGTTCGGTTGTGGACATCATCCATGGACGACGGCAACGAACCGACACATAAAGATGATTGAGAGGTGGTCCCATACACCATAGGCCGTACGCAGCCAGCGGTATTCTTGGCTATTATTCATGCATAATATCGGCCTCTCGAGCGTGACATAATTTCCGCCGGATCGATTGTTTCATCAAATCACGTATCTGTCGAGAAAGCGATAGCGGAGGTGTATCGGCGTCTCGTGAGAAGAGCGACCGCTCTCGGCGCGACTGCGTTACGGATCGGTCCGGTCGGAAGTGGATGATGTCCACGAGTGGCCGTCGACTGCGGCCAACCGCGGTGGGCGAACCCGGATCTCGATCCGGATTCCCTGCGATCGCTTCTAGACGTTCGATCGGGAAAATTGTACTCCCAAACAATTTTGGTGTTTACTGCCTGATGATGCACGAATGTGGCGTGGATGCCCTCACTCGAATCGCGCCGCACTAATCTCCCGAGGGCGAGCACCGTCGGATACGCAGTTAGCCCGCGGTGAATCGAAAACTCGTTCCGCCACAGTCGGGGCACGAATCAACCCGCTTCGGGAGCGGTTCGGAAGCGCTCTCAGAGAGGAGCACGAAGCCGCACTCGTCGCACTCAATGTACGTGTCCATACAGACCGTCAATCAGCTTCCTCTCGCCGGTTCTATCCGAACTCCTGCGCCGCTGTTCTCCACAGAAACTCGAACAGTGCCGTCGGGTCCGCCGGTACCAGCATCTCTCAAAGATTCGACGGATATCGTCCTCGCGCCCGTCCAGTGGATAGCCGCCTCGAGAGCGTCCGGTTCGATACTCCGATACCGCAGAAGAAATTTCAACAGAGCGGCGTTGGTGACCAGCGAAAACTGCTTTCCAGTGGGATGAGTGATCGCGTGCTGGCTACGTTCCATACCACCCTCAATCCACTCGACAGTTATAAACTCTTTCTGAATTATTCTATTATCGTACCAAACTGGCGCAGATACTTGGATTATCGAAGCCAAACTCTATTCGATTATCTAAATCGCATCGCGTTACGATCATCAAAACCCGAAGCTGGCGACTCGCTCAGGACAGTTCGTGGTTCGCATCCGGCTCGCTCTCGTCGTTGGCCACGGATTCGCTCCCAAAGTGATCGAACGGTCGAAAGTAGTGTGTTGGAGGAGTTCTTCGCTCTCCACCTGGTGCCCGAGCGTATCGAGCGTCTGCGCGATACGCGTTACGTCGTCGTGTTTCGGCGCCACCGCCATCCCTCGATGTTCTCGCGCCCGGTCATCAACTCCTGTACTTCGATCACCCCTTCTATCTGGAGCGTCTCGTTCGCCAGTTCCTGTCGGTTGATGATTCGGGACGTACACGTGAGGCGGATCTCGAGTTGATAACCGGCGTTCTCGTAGTTGATGGTCGGAACGTAGCCTTCGATGATCCCCCGTTGCTCGAGGTTTCTGATGGGGTTCCGAACGGTGCCATCCGAAACGCCGATCTACTCCCCGGTTTCGTTTCGCGCGTCGCGCTGCAGGCGTTGGAGGATTTTCCGATCCGTCTCGTCGAGCGGAGTGTATTCTGCCGACGCGCACATGTGCCGATCAACAATCCTGTCTTCCTTGTCGTCCCTGTCTAGACGGATTCGGACTCGTCGAGTCCGCCGTTCGAACGCGGTCGCCGTCGCGGAATGCGGCGGTTGTCGAGTTCGGAGATGGGGGTTTCTGGAGGCATTGCGTTTCACTCGGACGGCGACAGCGTAATCGAGAACTCACATCGCTCGTCTCGTCGATAACCGGCCACTCGAAACAACTGCAGGGATATTCAAGACCGAAGTAACAGGACTTTCACCTGCCCCACGGCGTCGAAATCGCGGAGTCGATACACGAGTTTGCGAACGCGGGCCGCCTCGCCGCGACAGAAAATCGTTTCCAGACACCAATCGCCTTCGTGCGTGTGGCTCGTCGTCGTAATGATGTCCTGAAAATCGTGTTGCACGTCGTGGAGTTCGCGGATCACGTGCTCGTGTTGATAATCGAAGGCAAGCGCGGTTGTCACTTCGCCCGAGACGGTCTCGAGTTCGGTGTGAGCCTCGATATACTCCTGCATCGCTTCCCGAACTGCTCGTGACCGGGAGTCGAATCCCTCAGTCTGCCACGTCTGATCAAATTCCTCGAGTAAGTCATCCGGAATATTGAAACTGGTACGCATCTGGTTACAGCGGACTTAGCGGGGTGAACGAATGGGTGCTGTGGTTTTTCACGCCGACCGTGGTATTACGATCCCCCTCAATCGGTGCTAACAGCATTTTTGTGCCGTCTCTCCCGAGGATTCCGCATGGATCTCGGTCTCGTTGCAGGTGTCGTTACGATCGGCTTTATCCACGGCGTGCTCCCGGATCACGGGTGGCCGATCGCTGCGACCTACGGGTTGAATCGCTCGCGGACGTGGCTCTACGGGGCGGTCGCAGGACTCGTTCTCGGAGTCGGACATCTGATTAGCAGCGTCGCACTGGTAGTGGCGTACTTTTGGTTCAGTCGCTTCGCTGCCTTCGCCGAAGGCCCGTGGATGCGATATATCGCAGGGATCATCCTCATTCTACTGGGAATCCACGAATATCGGAACGGCGGACACGGGTCAGGTCACGATCACGATGAGTCCCACCACGACCACGCCCATACCCACACTCATGAACACGATCATTCACACGACCACAACCATTCGGGGACCACCTCCCAGCGCGGGAGACTGACCCGGATTCGGGAGCGACTGTTCGGCGGACATCGTCATTTGAGTGACGAAGACGCTGAACGCGGATTGATGGCCCTCGGGACGACCGCCCTCCTGCTGGGGTTCGCCCACGAGGAGCCGATTCAAATTCTGGCGATCTGTACGGGGACGGCCTACTGCCTGGAACTGATGCTGGTTTATTCGCTGGTCGTGATCATTGCGATCCTCATTCCGACGCTTCTCTTGATCGCGGGCTACGAACGCCACCGCGAAACGGTCGACCAGTACACGCCGTACCTACCGTTGCTGACGGCGACGGTGCTGGTGGGCATGGGACTGACGTTCATTCTCGGGATCTTCTGAGGACTCCCGGTCCTGACCACCGTCCTCTCTTCAGCGCCAGTCCGTGTTCAGTTGCCACTTTGTGACTGGTGTCGCGAAGCGGTTCGTCGCAAAAGGAAAGCCGGTGGAGGGATTTGAACCCTCGACCTAATCCTTACGAAGGATTCGCTCTGCCAGTCTGAGCTACACCGGCGCGAGTGTACTCTGTTGTAGGGCCGATACCAGCCATAAGGATTGCGAATCGTCACGGCCGTGCGATGGGATCTCGTACCTCGAGTCAGCGCTCGAGTCGAACGTCCAGACAGACGTTCAGTTCGTGGGGGGCGTACGACCGCACGACGTGCTCTGTCTCCACCGAAACGTCGTACGCCGGTTCGGCGGCCTCGCGGATCGCCCGCTCTCCGGGACCGAACGGGTCGTCCTCGTGCTGGATGTCGTAATAGTGGAGCACGCAGTTGTCGCCCGCGACGGTGACGGCGGCCTCGAGGAACTCGTCGGCGCTGTGGGGGAGGTTCATTACGACGCGGTCGGCCCAGCCCTCGTACTCGGGCGCTACCTCGCGAACACCGTCGCACTCACACCGTTCGCGCGACGAGCCCGCAACGAGGTTGCGGACGTCGTCACAGATCGCCGTCACCCGATCCTCGACGCCGTTGCGGCGCGCGTTCTCCCGCAGGTAGTCGATGGCGTCCGGGTTGACGTCGACGCCGACGCACTCGGCGCCGCGCTTCGCGATGGGGATCACGAACGGGCCGACGCCGGCGAACATGTCGAAGACGTGCTCGTCCGCCGCTCGCGGGCGCTGCCCGCTCGCGTTTTCCGAGGCGCTACGCGCCTCGCTTCCGACCTGTTCGACGACTCGATTGCGCTCGGTCGCGAGTCGCGGCGAAAAGTACACCTCGGCGAGATCGAGCAGGAACTCGCAGCCGTACTCGCGGTGGACGACCTCCGTGTTCGCGCCCGCGAGCAGTTCCCAGTCGCGGACGCGGGTCTCCCCCTTCACTTTCGAGGCCTTGTTGAGGACCGTCTCGAGGGGCAGATCCGACGCGACGATCGCGTCGGCGATCTCCCGGGCGCGTTCGTCGTCGTCCTCGTCGAGCAGCGCCGCACGGCCCAGTCGCTCGTAGGACGGCTCGAAGCCGAGCAGGTCCGCGGGCGTCGTCTGTGTCTCGCGCTCCTCGAGCGTCCGGGAGACGACCTCGAACTCCGCGGGAATCGCGTCGGGGTCAGTGATCGGGATGTAGAGGCTGCCGTCGTCGACGGTCAGTTCGTACTCGTCGTCGATCAGGTCCGCGTCCGCGAGTCGCTGACGCGTGGCTTCCCCTTCCTCGCGCGGCGCGCGGACGCACGGCACTTCCATACCCGAACGAAGCCGTCGAACCGCCGTAACGGTGACGTTTCGCCGCGCCGTCGGACGCCGTCGATCGAGACTCGAGTCGCGGACGCCGGAGTGACAGTTTTCAGGCCGCCGCCGGTACTGGTCGGTATGCGAGAGCTGACGACAACGGAGACGGTCCGCGAGAAGGGATCGTGGCTGTTCACGGTGCGGGACCAGTACGGCGAACTGGACGAAGTGATTCTCGTTCCTTGC comes from Haloterrigena salifodinae and encodes:
- a CDS encoding SDR family NAD(P)-dependent oxidoreductase → MPVADEPRTTESVRDHSSVAGETAVVTGASSGIGRAITETFVADGADVVICSRTRDDVEAVADELNGADLPGSVHPVECDVTDRDSVEALAEATLEEFDAVDLLVNNAGGAGDGGPLQEVEPEGWEGVVEVNLTGTYNVTRAFADALRSDGGAIVNTSSMAGRYGVAGMGPYSAAKAGVSVLTRTLAAEWAEDDVRVNAVEPGFIATPPVREAYGLDEVPDREPVAREFGSPHEVADLVRFLASDAASFVTGQTLAPTGPPNTFEPPEL
- a CDS encoding CopG family ribbon-helix-helix protein; the encoded protein is MRTSFNIPDDLLEEFDQTWQTEGFDSRSRAVREAMQEYIEAHTELETVSGEVTTALAFDYQHEHVIRELHDVQHDFQDIITTTSHTHEGDWCLETIFCRGEAARVRKLVYRLRDFDAVGQVKVLLLRS
- a CDS encoding HTH domain-containing protein; translated protein: MPAGEIESPFAPVLNIDSAASLRVDCYVRGSVPPAITATIDDVVERLRDLDERDVIDDYRVTHWPPEYRSTAGSTGENGSSRDELVAEFERWAARKGHSLEPAFRRQAVPPSPFDTDSDEPRERVRVPVVALAISEVEEDATIADAVDADAASIRGVVPYTERPSAERSRTYTVNDLLATVEANGNDVRPGTHQREGPTPLEGRQ
- a CDS encoding class I SAM-dependent methyltransferase yields the protein MEVPCVRAPREEGEATRQRLADADLIDDEYELTVDDGSLYIPITDPDAIPAEFEVVSRTLEERETQTTPADLLGFEPSYERLGRAALLDEDDDERAREIADAIVASDLPLETVLNKASKVKGETRVRDWELLAGANTEVVHREYGCEFLLDLAEVYFSPRLATERNRVVEQVGSEARSASENASGQRPRAADEHVFDMFAGVGPFVIPIAKRGAECVGVDVNPDAIDYLRENARRNGVEDRVTAICDDVRNLVAGSSRERCECDGVREVAPEYEGWADRVVMNLPHSADEFLEAAVTVAGDNCVLHYYDIQHEDDPFGPGERAIREAAEPAYDVSVETEHVVRSYAPHELNVCLDVRLER
- a CDS encoding putative quinol monooxygenase, translating into MLVIHATFPVDPDHRDEALELVQDLAESSREEDGVVDYRVATDAEDPNVFRFFERYENEAAFGVHAETDHFEAFEDALPELLSGDPEVTRFDVESASPVEL
- a CDS encoding HVO_A0114 family putative DNA-binding protein is translated as MVSSDVELAVYRCESCGDYQLGSAAMTCCDESMTEVDDTVPIETPDEKRLMRTVFGISETELEICRCLMAEPEITVNELASMVDRDRSVVTRHLTDLVEFGIVEKQSRVLSDGGRVNVYSHRSVDAVRRQFKLGLYTWMIEAVDVIDDLSEEKVSLLVQGDDPETERSQIIVDRDDTDDSERDQV
- a CDS encoding glycoside hydrolase family 15 protein; its protein translation is MSVTESDAYPPIETYGVVGNLETCALVAPDGSIDWFPFPHLESPSILAAILDAERGGRFRIAPTDSFETERRYVDDTNVLETTFRTDDGTVTDFLPPAGRTDHPKKVLYRKLACADGNVEVEIELEPRFDYGRAETSIERVDGGVLAEGDEERTLLESPIDLEIDDDRGRITGEASLEAADEAWFMLRCTGAEDADTDPDAALAETIQFWTDRAHDCDPEDDCAFEGPWHDAVVRSELVLKLLTHAESGGIAAAPTTSLPEDIGGVRNWDYRFNWLRDAGFTVQALMNLGTADEAVDYFDWFMDLCQTDDPAAIQPLYGLHGESTLEERELDHFEGYRGSRPVRIGNGAAEQRQHDTYGELLLAVDEMRQYGRELDADEWVRIHDIVEYVREIWTEPDAGIWEVRGGDDHFVFSKAMCWSALDRGLSIAIDGGHDAPLEEWRDARETIRGDVLENGYDDETGAFVQSYGSDALDATGLLLPVVGFLPFGDDRIRGTIDAIETTLVEDDAFVRRYDGDDGLPGDEGAFVLCSCWLIDALALSGRVEEAQSRFETLRSYLNPLGLVAEEIDPETGAHLGNYPQAFSHIGIVNSALYLGYARGLETPGPAPMGIRLGDPVVSS
- a CDS encoding ABC transporter permease, whose protein sequence is MDLGLVAGVVTIGFIHGVLPDHGWPIAATYGLNRSRTWLYGAVAGLVLGVGHLISSVALVVAYFWFSRFAAFAEGPWMRYIAGIILILLGIHEYRNGGHGSGHDHDESHHDHAHTHTHEHDHSHDHNHSGTTSQRGRLTRIRERLFGGHRHLSDEDAERGLMALGTTALLLGFAHEEPIQILAICTGTAYCLELMLVYSLVVIIAILIPTLLLIAGYERHRETVDQYTPYLPLLTATVLVGMGLTFILGIF
- a CDS encoding MarR family transcriptional regulator, producing the protein MMSTTEHQPTVPDEFDAPRTKLVYLSVLVLEEATVSELQQLLGLSKLTLLPILRSLVEEGRVRSTEVGYACR
- the fabG gene encoding 3-oxoacyl-ACP reductase FabG → MSVETADRPAELERPSRQPLAGRTCLVTGGSRGIGRGIARELGRYGATVIVNYRSSEADAHAVADAITEADTDGTAHPVQADVTDRSAVDTMHDAVADAFGPIDVLVNNAGITADRTFANMTAEDWHRVVDVSLNGAFNCTKAFYDDLEAAPNGRIISVSSVIGKQGNVGQANYAAAKSGLFGFTRSLALELAGTGTTANCIAPGFTRTEMIESIPETVRDDLREDIPLERFATVEEIAGLVRYLASEQSGYVTGEVIDVNGGIDL